In Dasypus novemcinctus isolate mDasNov1 chromosome 23, mDasNov1.1.hap2, whole genome shotgun sequence, the following proteins share a genomic window:
- the LOC139437466 gene encoding transport and Golgi organization protein 1 homolog: MELSEQSKSFKTTQKDLEGVLTPEDNIELKALRCKDESQAKKTGGNTLKRRNLSGDCNGRVENRMPQMVDVLQAQNAILEVEKDLKLLQERLTALTINKDNVAESLKEVENDYNSLLSLKAAMEKECRSMTLKTESLQEVHEKRKKAIQDKRFYMFIVSDVVTSEREDS; encoded by the exons ATGGAGCTCAGTGAACAAAGCAAATCCTTCAAAACAACTCAGAAAGATTTGGAGGGAGTTCTGACTCCTGAAGATAATATTGAA TTGAAGGCTCTACGATGCAAAGATGAATCTCAGGCCAAAAAGACAGgaggaaatacattaaaaaggagaaatttatCAG GTGATTGCAATGGGAGGGTGGAAAATCGAATGCCTCAGATGGTGGATGTCTTGCAG GCTCAAAATGCAATTCTGGAAGTAGAAAAAGATCTAAAACTGTTACAGGAGAGGCTGACAGCTTTGACAATCAATAAAGACAATGTGGCAG AATCCTTAAAGGAAGTAGAAAACGACTACAATTCATTGCTGTCTTTGAAAGCAGCAATGGAAAAGGAATGCAGATCCATGACCCTGAAAACAGAGTCTCTCCAGGAAGTCcatgagaagagaaagaaggccaTACAAGATAAGAGGTTTTATATGTTCATTGTTTCAGATGTTGTAACGAGTGAACGTGAAGACTCATGA